The following proteins are co-located in the Micromonospora coriariae genome:
- a CDS encoding aminoglycoside N(3)-acetyltransferase: protein MTMDSGGPGTRRSIAAQLRMLGVRPGGTLLVHAGLRQLGFVCGGPQALVLALRDALGPDGTIVVPTHTPDNSDPAQWRDPPVPVDWWPLIRAEMPGFDPAVTPSRFMGVLAETVRCWPGALRSSHPHVSFAALGPAAEQVVAGHTRADMLGEGSPLARLYDLDAHVLLLGVDHGVNTSLHLAEYRLPAPPREQLGAAIRTADGGREWVWWQDVRLDETDFDALGRDLEATGAVRTARVGTGTGRLMRQRAAVDFAVGWFARNRTTEDA from the coding sequence ATGACGATGGACAGCGGCGGGCCGGGCACCCGACGCTCGATCGCCGCGCAACTGCGCATGCTGGGCGTACGCCCCGGCGGGACGCTGCTGGTGCACGCCGGGCTGCGTCAGCTGGGTTTCGTCTGCGGCGGGCCGCAGGCGCTGGTGCTCGCCCTGCGCGACGCGCTCGGCCCGGACGGCACGATCGTGGTGCCCACCCACACCCCGGACAACAGCGACCCCGCGCAGTGGCGCGACCCGCCGGTGCCGGTGGACTGGTGGCCGCTGATCCGCGCCGAGATGCCCGGATTCGATCCGGCGGTCACCCCGAGCCGCTTCATGGGCGTGTTGGCCGAGACGGTCCGCTGCTGGCCCGGAGCGCTGCGCAGCTCGCATCCCCACGTGTCGTTCGCCGCCCTCGGTCCGGCCGCCGAACAGGTGGTGGCCGGGCACACCCGGGCCGACATGCTCGGCGAGGGCTCCCCGCTGGCCCGGCTCTACGACCTCGACGCCCACGTGCTGCTGCTCGGTGTGGACCACGGGGTGAACACCTCGCTGCACCTGGCCGAGTACCGGCTTCCGGCACCACCCCGCGAGCAGTTGGGCGCCGCGATACGCACCGCTGACGGTGGCCGCGAATGGGTGTGGTGGCAGGACGTACGGCTCGACGAGACCGACTTCGACGCGTTGGGCCGGGACCTGGAGGCGACCGGGGCGGTCCGTACCGCACGGGTCGGCACCGGGACCGGGAGGTTGATGCGTCAGCGGGCGGCGGTCGACTTCGCAGTGGGATGGTTCGCCCGCAACCGGACAACGGAGGACGCATGA
- a CDS encoding metal ABC transporter permease: protein MELFQYPYMQRALIGALVIGLAAPALGIYLVQRRLALIGDGVGHVALTGVGAGLLLNRSPVLVAVIAATIGAIAIEIVRARGRTSGDLALALLFYGGIAGGVLLVGLSDATSANLNAYLFGSLTTISPADLTTIAVLGAAILVTMIALRPALFAVSHDEEYARVSGLPVRTLNLLIAVATAVTVTIAMRAVGVLLISALMVVPVATAQQVTRGFRSTMAAAMALGLFAAGSGVWVAATADTAPGASVVLVAIASFLVVAVAGGVWRALRRRATPAAAPAPEPHEVVLG, encoded by the coding sequence ATGGAACTCTTCCAGTACCCCTACATGCAGCGTGCCCTGATCGGCGCGCTGGTGATCGGCCTGGCCGCGCCGGCGCTCGGCATCTACCTGGTGCAGCGCCGGCTGGCGTTGATCGGCGACGGTGTGGGGCACGTGGCGCTGACCGGCGTCGGGGCGGGACTGCTGCTCAACCGCTCACCGGTGCTGGTGGCGGTGATCGCCGCCACCATCGGCGCGATCGCCATCGAGATCGTCCGTGCCCGCGGGCGTACCTCCGGTGACCTGGCCCTGGCCCTGCTCTTCTACGGCGGCATCGCGGGCGGCGTACTCCTGGTCGGCCTTTCCGACGCGACCAGCGCGAACCTCAACGCCTACCTGTTCGGGTCGCTGACCACCATCTCGCCCGCCGACCTGACCACCATCGCGGTGCTCGGCGCGGCGATCCTGGTGACGATGATCGCGTTGCGGCCGGCGCTGTTCGCGGTCAGTCACGACGAGGAGTACGCCCGGGTCTCCGGCCTCCCGGTCCGCACGCTGAACCTGCTGATCGCTGTCGCCACCGCGGTCACCGTGACAATCGCCATGCGGGCCGTCGGAGTGCTGCTGATCAGCGCGTTGATGGTGGTGCCGGTCGCCACCGCCCAGCAGGTCACCCGGGGCTTCCGCAGCACGATGGCCGCCGCGATGGCGCTCGGGCTCTTCGCCGCCGGCTCGGGTGTCTGGGTGGCGGCCACGGCGGACACCGCGCCGGGCGCCTCGGTGGTGCTGGTGGCGATCGCCTCGTTCCTGGTGGTGGCCGTGGCGGGTGGGGTCTGGCGGGCGTTGCGCCGCCGGGCCACGCCGGCCGCCGCGCCGGCGCCGGAACCGCACGAGGTCGTGCTGGGTTGA
- a CDS encoding ECF transporter S component, with translation MNHSDTNRWRTIDIVVASVIAVAFGVIFWAWGLVWSATEGAFAFFPPAQTLIYGVWLMPAVVGGLVIRKPGAALYCETVAAVLSALLGSQWAGTVIPQGIVQGLGAELAFAAFRYRSFRLPSAVVAGALTGLSAALFDFFVWNAEYDLADYRVPYALLTIVSATVIAGVGGWVLTRALANTGVLDRFPVARDRAAI, from the coding sequence ATGAACCACAGCGACACCAACCGCTGGCGCACCATCGACATCGTGGTCGCCTCGGTGATCGCGGTCGCCTTCGGCGTCATCTTCTGGGCCTGGGGCCTGGTGTGGAGCGCCACCGAGGGCGCGTTCGCCTTCTTCCCGCCGGCGCAGACCCTGATCTACGGCGTCTGGCTGATGCCGGCCGTGGTCGGCGGCCTGGTCATTCGCAAGCCCGGCGCCGCGCTCTACTGCGAGACGGTCGCCGCGGTACTCTCCGCGCTGCTGGGCAGCCAGTGGGCCGGCACGGTGATCCCGCAGGGCATCGTGCAGGGCCTCGGCGCCGAGCTGGCCTTCGCGGCCTTCCGGTACCGCTCGTTCCGGCTGCCGTCCGCGGTGGTGGCCGGTGCGCTGACCGGACTCAGCGCCGCGCTGTTCGACTTCTTCGTCTGGAACGCCGAGTACGACCTGGCCGACTACCGCGTTCCGTACGCGCTGCTCACCATCGTCAGCGCCACCGTGATCGCCGGCGTCGGCGGTTGGGTCCTGACCCGCGCCCTGGCCAACACCGGCGTCCTGGACCGCTTCCCGGTCGCCCGCGACCGCGCCGCCATCTGA
- a CDS encoding alpha/beta fold hydrolase gives MRVDARGFTFDVRAGGPPDGAPVLLLHGFPQHSGEWDEVATALHAAGLRTYALDQRGYSPGARPAAVPDYRIPELVTDAVAVLDALGLDAVHLVGHDWGAIVAWALAARHPERVRTLTAVSVPHPAAMAHALATDGQQKARSSYIALFRKPGKAEKVLLAWNATALRKLLTGVGDASRVDHYADPMREPGALTAALNWYRAMSRADLAGVGPVAVPTTYVWSDRDIAIGRTAAEACAANVTGDYRFVQLPGVSHWIPDAAPGPLAEAILARTSGTA, from the coding sequence ATGCGGGTTGACGCACGGGGTTTCACGTTCGACGTACGCGCCGGTGGCCCACCGGACGGCGCGCCCGTCCTGCTGCTGCACGGCTTCCCCCAGCACTCCGGCGAGTGGGACGAGGTCGCCACCGCGCTGCACGCCGCCGGGTTGCGCACGTACGCGCTGGACCAGCGGGGCTACTCGCCGGGCGCCCGGCCGGCGGCTGTCCCCGACTACCGGATCCCCGAACTGGTCACCGACGCGGTGGCGGTGCTGGACGCGCTCGGGCTGGACGCCGTCCACCTGGTCGGCCACGACTGGGGAGCGATCGTGGCCTGGGCGCTGGCCGCCCGGCACCCCGAGCGGGTCCGTACGCTGACCGCGGTGTCCGTGCCACATCCGGCGGCCATGGCGCACGCGCTCGCCACCGACGGCCAGCAGAAGGCGCGCTCGTCGTACATCGCGCTGTTCCGCAAGCCGGGCAAGGCGGAGAAGGTGCTGCTGGCGTGGAACGCCACCGCACTGCGCAAGCTGCTCACCGGGGTGGGCGACGCGTCCCGCGTGGACCACTACGCCGACCCGATGCGCGAGCCGGGCGCGCTCACCGCGGCGCTGAACTGGTATCGGGCGATGTCCCGCGCAGACCTGGCCGGCGTCGGCCCGGTCGCGGTTCCCACCACGTACGTGTGGAGCGACCGGGACATCGCCATCGGCCGGACCGCCGCCGAGGCGTGCGCCGCCAACGTCACCGGGGACTACCGCTTCGTCCAACTACCCGGCGTGAGCCACTGGATCCCGGACGCCGCGCCCGGTCCGCTGGCCGAGGCGATCCTGGCCAGAACCAGCGGAACGGCCTGA
- a CDS encoding acyl-CoA dehydrogenase family protein → MTTTQNGRPAADGPDPGTAPSTAGAAAPLPTEAGQVSEKEARQVAEAARESAWDRPSFGKELFLGRFRLDLIDPWPRSDPDDVARADEFLGRFRAFLTSEVDGAAIERDASIPDAVFHGLADLGAFGMKIDRKYGGLGLSNLHYCRALMLAGSISPAIGALLSAHQSIGVPQPLKMFGTAEQKQRFLPRLAAGEVSAFLLTEPDVGSDPARLATTAEPTEDGTGYRLNGVKLWATNGIVATLLVVMARVPATEGRRGGITAFVVDGDSAGITVERRNEFVGLRGLENSLTRFHDVFVPAENVIGGEGKGLKIALTTLNTGRLSLPAMCVGAGKWALNVAREWAADRVQWGRPVGEHEAVSQKLAFIAATTYGMETMLDLCCLLADDDRNDIRIEAALVKLYASEMAWKIADELIQIRGGRGYETADSLAARGERPAAVEQMLRDLRINRIFEGSTEIMHLLIAREAVDAHLSVAGDIIDPEAGWGRKARAGARAGAFYAKWLPTLAVGRGQSPSAYAEFGPLAAHLRQVERSSRKLARSTFYAMSRWQGKMERKQAFLGRVVDIGAELFAMSAVCVRASAERDSRPENVELADLFCRQARVRVDALFAALWDNTDSVDTAAAKRILNGRYAALEEGVITPSDELPWVARWAPGPSAAADVRRRIPPKS, encoded by the coding sequence GTGACCACGACGCAGAACGGCCGACCGGCAGCGGACGGCCCCGATCCCGGCACCGCTCCGAGCACCGCCGGCGCCGCGGCGCCGTTGCCGACGGAGGCGGGGCAGGTCTCCGAGAAGGAGGCGCGGCAGGTCGCCGAGGCGGCTCGCGAGTCCGCGTGGGACCGGCCCAGCTTCGGCAAGGAGCTGTTCCTCGGCCGGTTCCGGCTCGACCTGATCGACCCGTGGCCCCGGTCCGACCCGGACGACGTGGCCCGCGCCGACGAGTTCCTCGGCCGGTTCCGCGCCTTCCTGACCTCCGAAGTGGACGGCGCGGCCATCGAGCGCGACGCGTCCATCCCGGACGCGGTGTTCCACGGGCTGGCCGACCTCGGCGCGTTCGGCATGAAGATCGACCGCAAGTACGGCGGTCTCGGGCTGAGCAACTTGCACTACTGCCGGGCGCTGATGCTGGCCGGCTCGATCAGCCCGGCGATCGGCGCGCTGCTCTCGGCGCACCAGTCGATCGGGGTGCCGCAGCCGTTGAAGATGTTCGGCACCGCCGAGCAGAAGCAGCGCTTCCTGCCCCGGCTCGCCGCCGGCGAGGTGTCCGCGTTCCTGCTCACCGAACCGGACGTCGGCTCCGACCCGGCCCGGCTGGCCACCACCGCCGAGCCGACCGAGGACGGCACCGGCTACCGGCTCAACGGCGTGAAGCTCTGGGCCACCAACGGCATCGTCGCCACCCTGCTGGTGGTGATGGCCCGGGTGCCGGCCACCGAGGGGCGGCGCGGCGGGATCACCGCGTTCGTGGTGGACGGCGACAGCGCGGGCATCACAGTGGAGCGGCGCAACGAGTTCGTCGGCCTGCGCGGCCTGGAGAACAGCCTGACCCGGTTCCACGACGTGTTCGTGCCCGCCGAGAACGTGATCGGCGGCGAGGGCAAGGGTCTGAAGATCGCCCTGACCACGCTGAACACCGGCCGGCTGTCGCTGCCGGCGATGTGCGTGGGCGCCGGCAAGTGGGCGCTCAACGTGGCCCGGGAGTGGGCCGCCGACCGGGTCCAGTGGGGCCGGCCGGTCGGCGAGCACGAGGCCGTTTCCCAGAAGCTCGCCTTCATCGCCGCCACCACGTACGGCATGGAGACCATGCTCGATCTCTGCTGCCTGCTCGCCGACGACGACCGCAACGACATCCGGATCGAGGCCGCGCTCGTCAAGCTGTACGCCAGCGAGATGGCCTGGAAGATCGCGGACGAGCTGATCCAGATCCGGGGCGGCCGGGGGTACGAGACGGCCGACTCGCTGGCCGCCCGCGGCGAACGCCCGGCCGCGGTCGAGCAGATGCTGCGCGACCTGCGGATCAACCGGATCTTCGAGGGCTCCACCGAGATCATGCACCTGCTGATCGCCCGGGAGGCGGTCGACGCCCACCTGTCGGTGGCCGGCGACATCATCGACCCGGAGGCGGGGTGGGGCCGTAAGGCCCGTGCCGGCGCCCGAGCCGGGGCCTTCTACGCGAAGTGGCTGCCCACCCTGGCCGTCGGCCGGGGGCAGAGCCCGTCGGCGTACGCCGAGTTCGGGCCGCTGGCCGCGCACCTGCGTCAGGTGGAGCGCTCGTCGCGCAAGCTGGCCCGGTCGACGTTCTACGCGATGTCCCGCTGGCAGGGAAAGATGGAGCGCAAGCAGGCGTTCCTCGGCCGGGTGGTGGACATCGGCGCGGAGCTGTTCGCGATGTCCGCGGTCTGCGTCCGGGCGTCCGCCGAGCGGGACAGCCGGCCGGAGAACGTCGAACTGGCCGACCTGTTCTGCCGGCAGGCCCGGGTCCGGGTGGACGCCCTGTTCGCCGCCCTGTGGGACAACACCGATTCGGTCGACACCGCCGCCGCGAAGCGCATCCTCAACGGCCGCTATGCGGCCCTGGAGGAGGGCGTCATCACCCCGTCCGACGAGCTGCCCTGGGTGGCCCGCTGGGCGCCCGGTCCGTCCGCCGCCGCCGACGTCCGCCGCCGTATCCCGCCGAAGTCGTGA
- a CDS encoding sugar isomerase domain-containing protein, translating to MTVSAEDYLAVVTETIGRVAESQRAAVGRAADLIADAVRADGVVHAFGTGHSEALAMEIAGRAGGLVPTNRIALRDLVLLGGEPADRLGPLLERDPAVAHRLYELAPVRPSDVFVLASNSGVNGAMVEFATLVKQHGHGLVAITSAQHSGRMTSRHPSGRKLADLADVVLDNGAPYGDATLPLPDGGTVGAVSSITAALLAQQVTVEVVARLLAAGERPPVYLSANIPDGDAHNAALEARYAGRIRRGA from the coding sequence ATGACGGTGAGTGCCGAGGACTACCTGGCCGTGGTGACCGAGACGATCGGCCGGGTGGCCGAGAGCCAGCGGGCGGCGGTGGGGCGGGCCGCCGACCTGATCGCCGACGCGGTGCGTGCCGACGGTGTGGTGCACGCCTTCGGCACCGGGCACTCCGAGGCCCTGGCGATGGAGATCGCTGGCCGGGCGGGCGGTCTGGTGCCGACCAACCGGATCGCGCTGCGTGACCTGGTGCTGCTCGGCGGCGAACCGGCCGACCGGCTCGGCCCGCTGCTGGAGCGGGACCCGGCGGTGGCGCACCGGCTGTACGAGCTGGCCCCGGTGCGGCCCAGCGACGTCTTCGTGCTCGCGTCGAACTCCGGGGTCAACGGCGCGATGGTGGAGTTCGCCACGCTCGTCAAACAGCACGGCCATGGGCTGGTGGCGATCACCTCCGCACAGCACTCCGGCCGGATGACCTCCCGCCACCCGTCCGGGCGCAAGCTGGCGGACCTCGCCGACGTGGTGCTCGACAACGGCGCACCGTACGGCGACGCGACGTTGCCGCTGCCCGACGGTGGCACGGTGGGCGCGGTCTCCTCGATCACGGCGGCGCTGCTGGCCCAGCAGGTCACCGTGGAGGTGGTGGCCAGGTTGCTGGCCGCGGGGGAGCGGCCCCCGGTCTACCTGTCGGCGAACATCCCGGACGGCGACGCCCACAACGCGGCGCTGGAGGCCCGGTACGCGGGCCGCATCCGGCGCGGCGCCTGA
- a CDS encoding DUF6328 family protein: MSKETEKQRWQRNFADLLQELRVAQTGVQILFAFLLTLPFSNGFTRTNEFQRDVYIVALLAAAAATALIISPVAFHRALFRQGRKPELVRFAHRMATGGLAFMLISMVSAVLLITDFVLDRPIAFVLSALAGLWFLTFWLILPFSRRSWGDDDIDDDDDDPRTLAN; encoded by the coding sequence GTGTCCAAGGAGACCGAGAAGCAGCGTTGGCAGCGCAACTTCGCCGACCTGTTGCAGGAGCTGCGGGTCGCCCAGACCGGCGTGCAGATCCTTTTCGCCTTCCTGCTCACCCTGCCGTTCAGCAACGGGTTCACCCGCACCAACGAGTTCCAGCGGGACGTCTACATCGTCGCGTTGCTCGCCGCGGCCGCCGCCACCGCGCTGATCATCTCGCCGGTGGCGTTCCACCGGGCGCTGTTCCGGCAGGGGCGCAAGCCGGAGCTGGTCCGGTTCGCGCACCGGATGGCCACCGGCGGGCTCGCCTTCATGCTGATCTCCATGGTCAGCGCGGTGCTGCTGATCACCGACTTCGTGCTGGACCGGCCGATCGCGTTCGTGCTCAGCGCGCTGGCCGGGCTCTGGTTCCTCACCTTCTGGCTGATCCTGCCGTTCTCCCGACGCAGTTGGGGCGACGACGACATCGACGACGACGATGACGACCCACGCACCCTCGCCAACTGA
- a CDS encoding metal ABC transporter ATP-binding protein gives MSAPVITVEHGAVGYDGRPVLRDVSLTVTAGEVVAVLGANGSGKSTLIRAVLGLVPISAGSVTLFDRPLRRFRQWARIGYVPQRLGAGGGVPATVREVVASGRLARRGVLRPPGRADRSAVDAALRAVGLADRAGDPVSTLSGGQQQRTLIARALAGQPELLVLDEPTAGVDAASQEAFAGALRDFVADGGTVLLVAHELGPLRPVISRAVVVHEGRIAHDGAVPDPAGHHAEPDHDHVHPHCYDEPAGLWSN, from the coding sequence GTGAGCGCACCCGTCATCACCGTCGAGCACGGGGCGGTCGGCTACGACGGCCGCCCGGTGCTCCGGGACGTCTCACTCACCGTGACCGCCGGCGAGGTGGTCGCGGTGCTCGGCGCCAACGGCTCCGGCAAGTCCACCCTGATCCGGGCCGTGCTCGGGCTGGTGCCGATCAGCGCCGGCTCGGTCACCCTCTTCGACCGGCCGTTGCGCCGTTTCCGACAGTGGGCGCGCATCGGGTACGTCCCGCAGCGCCTGGGCGCCGGCGGCGGCGTGCCGGCCACCGTCCGGGAGGTGGTGGCCTCCGGCCGGCTGGCCCGTCGGGGGGTGCTGCGTCCGCCGGGTCGAGCCGACCGGTCCGCCGTCGACGCCGCGCTGCGCGCTGTCGGGCTCGCCGACCGGGCCGGTGACCCGGTGTCCACGCTCTCCGGCGGCCAGCAGCAGCGCACCCTGATCGCCCGCGCCCTGGCCGGCCAGCCGGAGCTGCTGGTTCTCGACGAGCCCACCGCCGGGGTGGACGCGGCCAGCCAGGAGGCGTTCGCCGGCGCGCTGCGCGACTTCGTCGCCGACGGCGGAACAGTGCTGCTCGTCGCCCACGAGTTGGGCCCGCTGCGACCGGTGATCAGCCGGGCCGTCGTCGTCCACGAGGGTCGCATCGCCCACGACGGCGCGGTGCCGGACCCGGCCGGCCATCACGCGGAGCCCGACCACGACCACGTGCACCCGCACTGCTACGACGAGCCCGCCGGGCTGTGGAGCAACTGA
- a CDS encoding antibiotic biosynthesis monooxygenase family protein, producing MLVTNRFVVDVDVADDFTERAHAALTALAARPGYLRGQLVRALDDPRHWSLVTEWESVGTYRRALGAFEVKVSAVPLLAESVDEPSAYEALATAAPGGAVVVAESDRAAGPYR from the coding sequence GTGCTGGTGACCAACCGGTTCGTGGTCGACGTCGATGTCGCCGACGACTTCACCGAACGGGCGCACGCCGCCCTCACCGCGCTGGCAGCCCGCCCCGGCTACCTGCGCGGTCAACTGGTCCGGGCGCTGGACGATCCCCGCCACTGGTCCCTGGTCACCGAGTGGGAGTCGGTCGGCACGTACCGGCGGGCACTGGGCGCCTTCGAGGTCAAGGTGAGCGCGGTGCCGTTGCTCGCCGAGTCGGTCGACGAGCCGTCCGCGTACGAGGCGCTGGCCACCGCGGCGCCCGGCGGGGCCGTGGTGGTCGCCGAGAGTGATCGGGCTGCTGGTCCTTACCGCTGA
- a CDS encoding ArsR/SmtB family transcription factor produces the protein MTSATGYEGFDGASELLRALSAPIRLAIVSELADGERCVHELVEKLGAAQPLVSQHLRVLRGAGVVRGSRRGREIAYSLVDEHVAHIVADAVSHAGEG, from the coding sequence GTGACCAGCGCAACGGGCTACGAGGGGTTCGATGGGGCCAGCGAGTTGCTCCGCGCCCTGTCGGCGCCCATCCGGCTGGCCATCGTCAGTGAGCTCGCCGACGGCGAGCGGTGCGTGCACGAGCTGGTGGAGAAGCTCGGGGCCGCGCAACCGCTGGTCTCCCAGCACCTGCGGGTGCTGCGCGGCGCCGGCGTGGTGCGGGGTTCCCGCCGGGGTCGGGAGATCGCCTACAGCCTGGTCGACGAGCACGTCGCGCACATCGTGGCGGACGCGGTCAGCCATGCCGGGGAGGGATGA
- a CDS encoding Fur family transcriptional regulator has translation MSEGGTAVRNTRQRSAVSALLAEMEGFHSAQDLHAMLRQRGERVGLTTVYRTLQGLADAGEIDVMRPPGGEHLYRRCSEGHHHHLVCRACGNTVEVAGPAVESWADRVAAQHGYADVSHTLEIFGTCPACAH, from the coding sequence ATGAGCGAGGGTGGCACCGCGGTGCGCAACACCCGGCAGCGCTCGGCGGTGAGCGCGCTGCTCGCCGAGATGGAGGGTTTCCACAGCGCCCAGGACCTGCACGCGATGCTGCGGCAACGCGGCGAGCGGGTCGGCCTGACCACTGTCTACCGCACGCTGCAGGGGCTGGCCGACGCGGGCGAGATCGACGTGATGCGCCCGCCGGGCGGCGAGCACCTCTACCGCCGGTGCAGCGAGGGGCACCACCACCACCTGGTGTGCCGGGCCTGCGGCAACACGGTCGAGGTGGCCGGCCCGGCAGTGGAGAGCTGGGCTGATCGGGTCGCCGCCCAGCACGGCTACGCCGATGTCAGCCACACCCTGGAGATCTTCGGCACCTGCCCGGCCTGCGCCCACTGA
- a CDS encoding metal ABC transporter substrate-binding protein, translating into MTNRTTSRVLAAATALLALGAGAGCSIGNAAGADPERVDVVAAFYPLQFLAERIGGDAVRVTNLAKPGAEPHDLELTPSQVGQVSEAELIVYLKGFQPAVDDAVAQNGDDRTFDVTSVQPLLDASAGGHDHEGEEGRAEEHGGKDPHVWLDPTRLAAIGDQLAQRLGKADPDHAADYTARSAALRGDLTALDGEFTQGLRTCQRREIVTSHAAFGYLADRYRLEQVGITGLSPDVEPSPQRLAQVIEEAKEHRASTIFFETLVSPKVAETIAGQVGARTAVLDPIEGLAAGSGADYLSVMRTNLQTLRTALSCS; encoded by the coding sequence ATGACCAACCGCACCACGTCCCGCGTCCTGGCCGCCGCGACCGCCCTGCTCGCCCTGGGCGCCGGCGCCGGCTGCTCCATCGGCAACGCCGCCGGCGCCGACCCCGAGCGGGTCGACGTGGTCGCCGCGTTCTATCCACTCCAGTTCCTCGCTGAGCGGATCGGCGGCGACGCGGTGCGGGTGACCAACCTCGCCAAGCCCGGCGCCGAGCCGCACGACCTGGAGCTCACCCCGAGCCAGGTCGGCCAGGTGAGCGAGGCCGAGCTGATCGTCTACCTGAAGGGCTTCCAGCCGGCGGTGGACGACGCCGTCGCGCAGAACGGTGACGACCGGACGTTCGACGTCACCAGCGTGCAGCCGCTGCTGGACGCGTCGGCCGGCGGGCACGACCACGAGGGCGAGGAGGGGCGCGCCGAGGAGCACGGCGGCAAGGACCCGCACGTCTGGCTCGACCCGACCCGACTGGCCGCCATCGGCGACCAGCTCGCCCAGCGGCTCGGCAAGGCCGACCCGGACCACGCCGCCGACTACACCGCCCGCTCCGCGGCGCTGCGCGGCGACCTGACGGCGCTGGACGGCGAGTTCACCCAGGGCCTGCGGACCTGCCAGCGGCGGGAGATCGTGACCAGCCACGCCGCGTTCGGCTACCTGGCCGACCGGTACCGGCTGGAGCAGGTCGGGATCACCGGACTCAGCCCGGACGTCGAGCCCTCGCCGCAGCGGCTCGCGCAGGTGATCGAGGAGGCGAAGGAGCACCGGGCCAGCACGATCTTCTTCGAGACACTGGTCAGCCCGAAGGTCGCCGAGACCATCGCCGGTCAGGTCGGCGCGCGGACCGCGGTGCTGGACCCGATCGAAGGGCTCGCCGCCGGCAGCGGCGCGGACTACCTTTCGGTCATGCGTACCAACCTGCAGACCCTGCGGACGGCGTTGAGCTGCTCGTGA